In one window of Candidatus Dependentiae bacterium DNA:
- a CDS encoding UTP--glucose-1-phosphate uridylyltransferase: protein MKITKLIIPAAGIGSRFLPITKSIPKEMLPLSNKPAIQYIVQEGVDAGINNMLIILSPEKGVILDYFARNHHLEQILAEQGKSDCLKELNDLISIAKFQYFIQNKPQGVANALLHAQPAIQNDEFFAMAYPDDIIFGTNPEIGYLAKVAHEHQAMVIGVLEVPYEKISAYGVIAPGTQIAHDIFEIDHLVEKPNAADAPSNLAIVGRFILHQSLFAHIPLTPPGKGGEILLPDTINLMIKKGFKVLAVKLKGERFDTGTPQGWLEFIIKHNT from the coding sequence ATGAAAATTACAAAATTAATTATTCCTGCAGCAGGAATTGGTAGTCGTTTTTTACCAATTACAAAATCAATTCCAAAAGAAATGCTGCCACTTTCAAACAAACCTGCAATTCAATACATTGTCCAAGAAGGTGTAGATGCAGGAATAAACAACATGCTCATTATTCTTTCTCCAGAAAAAGGCGTAATTTTAGATTATTTTGCACGGAATCATCACCTAGAACAGATTTTAGCAGAACAAGGAAAAAGCGATTGTCTTAAAGAGCTTAACGATCTGATAAGCATCGCAAAGTTTCAATATTTTATTCAAAACAAACCACAAGGCGTTGCAAACGCCCTGCTGCATGCGCAACCAGCAATTCAAAATGATGAATTTTTTGCAATGGCATACCCAGACGATATTATTTTTGGAACAAACCCAGAAATTGGATACCTTGCAAAAGTTGCTCACGAGCATCAAGCTATGGTTATTGGGGTTCTTGAAGTTCCATATGAAAAAATTTCAGCTTATGGAGTTATTGCTCCAGGAACACAAATAGCTCATGACATTTTCGAAATTGATCATTTAGTCGAAAAACCAAACGCGGCAGATGCGCCCTCAAACTTAGCAATTGTCGGTCGTTTTATTTTACACCAATCTCTTTTTGCCCACATTCCGTTAACTCCACCTGGTAAAGGCGGTGAAATTTTACTTCCCGACACGATTAACCTGATGATCAAAAAAGGATTTAAGGTTTTAGCTGTCAAACTCAAAGGTGAACGTTTTGATACGGGAACGCCCCAGGGATGGCTTGAATTCATCATCAAGCACAATACATAA
- the pheS gene encoding phenylalanine--tRNA ligase subunit alpha — protein sequence MNLNNLNELKKDLIQKLNDVLNETDLETFRLQYLSRQGSIAQLFEQLKTMDADQKRLVGPSLNELKKEIQQQFDEKKETFFQTQINAQQEKQKYFDVTISKPTQHGSLHPYTQITKQIQDIFISMGFAVADGPELETEFFNFTSLNIPQNHPAREDSDTFWIDPVHLLRTQTSTVQIRTMQTQTPPIAIIAPGRTMRNEATDASHDFMFMQFEGMYIAKDVSISNLLATLKTFLSKLFEQEIKIRVRPGYFPFVEPGLEIDASCPFCSSGCSTCKRTGWIELMGAGLIHPNVLKHGGIDPKIYSGFAFGFGLTRLTMLKYKISDIRLLHSSNLQFLKQF from the coding sequence GTGAATTTAAATAATTTAAATGAACTAAAAAAAGATTTAATACAAAAGCTCAATGACGTTTTAAATGAAACAGATCTTGAGACTTTTCGCTTACAATATCTATCACGCCAAGGAAGTATTGCTCAACTTTTTGAACAATTAAAAACCATGGACGCCGATCAAAAACGTTTGGTTGGTCCAAGCCTAAATGAATTAAAAAAAGAGATTCAACAACAATTTGATGAAAAAAAAGAGACTTTTTTTCAAACTCAAATCAATGCTCAGCAAGAAAAACAAAAGTATTTTGATGTGACCATATCAAAACCAACTCAGCATGGCAGCTTGCATCCATACACTCAAATAACAAAACAAATACAAGATATTTTTATTTCAATGGGATTTGCGGTAGCCGATGGACCTGAGCTTGAAACAGAATTCTTTAACTTCACATCACTAAATATTCCACAAAATCATCCAGCTCGAGAAGATTCTGACACCTTCTGGATCGACCCAGTTCATTTGCTTAGAACGCAAACCTCAACCGTGCAAATTCGAACTATGCAAACGCAGACGCCTCCAATTGCAATTATTGCTCCTGGTAGAACTATGAGAAATGAAGCAACTGACGCGTCGCACGATTTTATGTTTATGCAATTTGAAGGCATGTACATTGCAAAAGATGTTTCGATTTCAAACTTGCTTGCAACATTAAAAACTTTTTTGAGCAAGCTTTTTGAGCAAGAGATCAAAATTAGGGTTCGACCTGGATACTTTCCTTTTGTTGAACCTGGACTTGAGATTGACGCTTCGTGCCCATTTTGCTCAAGCGGTTGCTCAACATGCAAACGAACCGGTTGGATTGAGCTTATGGGAGCTGGACTTATTCACCCAAATGTTTTAAAACATGGCGGCATAGATCCTAAAATATATTCAGGATTTGCCTTTGGATTTGGGTTAACTAGGCTCACAATGCTTAAATATAAAATTTCAGACATTAGACTTTTACATAGCAGTAATCTGCAATTCTTAAAGCAATTTTAA